From Hymenobacter sedentarius, a single genomic window includes:
- a CDS encoding AMP-dependent synthetase/ligase codes for MDVRRSFDILPHQLANSPKSDALAAKIGGQWIPKSTQQLQDEANLVSLGLVAIGLKRGDKVAIISMNRPEWMLADFGIAQIGGVSVPMYPSITVEDYKYIFTDAGVRAVFVADKKLYDKVKEATSGLDIPAENIFTFDKIDGARHFDELLELGKKGQPATLEPLKAAVQPDDLLTLIYTSGTTGSPKGVMLTHNNILSNCRSSQRFVPVNKEDKALSFLPLCHIFERMVTYLYMINGVSIYYAESMDVIADNLREVKPQIFTTVPRLLEKVYDKIVAKGHELEGIKKQLFFWALDLGLRYDTQKDQGFLYNTQLALANKLIFNKWREALGGNLRCIVSGGGALQPRLARVFWAAGIRVMEGYGLTETSPVIAVGGYEPENNMIGTVGPVIDNVEVKIAADGEILTKSASVMKGYYNKPDLTAEVFDKEGWFHTGDIGELVNGKFLKITDRKKEMFKTSGGKYIAPQVIEGKLKEDPLIEQAMVVGADQKFPSALIVPSFSDLKSWCKRNGVPADVPNEELIKNEKIVDLYEGLVKKYNQSFAQWEQVKRIVLLPELWTVESGEMTPTMKVKRKVITEKNKDLIESLYHVAERR; via the coding sequence ATGGACGTTCGTCGCTCCTTCGATATCCTGCCGCACCAACTAGCCAATTCGCCCAAAAGCGACGCCTTGGCCGCGAAAATTGGCGGCCAATGGATACCCAAAAGCACCCAGCAGCTGCAGGACGAGGCCAACCTCGTAAGCCTGGGGTTGGTAGCCATTGGGCTGAAGCGCGGCGACAAAGTGGCCATTATCTCGATGAACCGTCCGGAGTGGATGCTGGCCGATTTTGGCATCGCGCAAATTGGCGGCGTGAGCGTGCCCATGTACCCAAGCATCACGGTGGAAGACTACAAGTACATCTTCACCGATGCCGGCGTGCGCGCCGTGTTTGTGGCCGATAAAAAGCTGTACGATAAAGTGAAAGAAGCCACGTCGGGCCTTGACATTCCCGCCGAGAACATCTTCACCTTCGACAAAATTGACGGCGCCCGCCATTTTGATGAGCTGCTGGAATTGGGCAAAAAAGGCCAGCCCGCCACACTAGAGCCTCTGAAAGCCGCCGTGCAGCCCGACGACCTGCTCACCCTCATCTACACCAGCGGCACCACGGGCAGCCCCAAGGGCGTGATGCTCACACACAACAACATTCTAAGCAACTGCCGCAGCTCCCAGCGATTTGTGCCGGTAAACAAAGAAGACAAAGCCCTGAGCTTCCTGCCGCTGTGCCACATTTTCGAGCGCATGGTAACGTACCTGTACATGATTAACGGCGTGAGCATCTACTACGCCGAGAGCATGGACGTGATTGCCGACAATCTGCGCGAGGTGAAGCCCCAGATTTTCACCACCGTGCCCCGCCTGCTGGAGAAAGTGTATGACAAAATCGTGGCCAAAGGCCACGAGCTGGAAGGCATCAAAAAGCAGCTGTTCTTCTGGGCCCTCGACTTGGGCCTGCGGTACGACACCCAGAAAGACCAGGGCTTCCTGTACAATACCCAGCTGGCGCTGGCCAACAAACTCATCTTCAACAAGTGGCGGGAGGCCCTGGGCGGCAACCTTCGCTGCATTGTGAGCGGTGGCGGCGCCTTGCAGCCGCGCCTGGCCCGGGTATTCTGGGCGGCCGGCATCCGCGTGATGGAGGGCTACGGCCTCACCGAAACGTCGCCGGTAATTGCCGTGGGCGGCTACGAGCCCGAAAACAATATGATTGGCACCGTGGGCCCGGTGATTGACAACGTGGAGGTGAAAATTGCCGCCGATGGCGAGATTCTGACCAAATCGGCTTCGGTGATGAAGGGCTACTACAACAAGCCCGACCTCACCGCCGAGGTCTTCGACAAGGAGGGCTGGTTCCACACCGGCGACATTGGGGAGCTGGTCAATGGCAAGTTCCTGAAAATCACGGACCGCAAGAAAGAGATGTTCAAAACATCGGGCGGTAAGTACATTGCCCCGCAGGTGATTGAGGGCAAACTGAAGGAAGACCCGCTCATTGAGCAGGCCATGGTGGTGGGCGCCGACCAGAAATTCCCTTCGGCGCTGATCGTGCCGTCCTTCTCCGACCTGAAGAGCTGGTGCAAGCGCAACGGCGTGCCCGCCGACGTGCCCAACGAGGAGCTCATTAAAAATGAGAAAATAGTGGACCTGTACGAAGGTCTGGTGAAGAAGTACAACCAGAGCTTTGCGCAGTGGGAGCAGGTGAAGCGCATTGTGCTGCTGCCCGAGCTCTGGACCGTGGAAAGCGGCGAAATGACGCCCACCATGAAGGTGAAACGCAAGGTCATCACCGAAAAGAACAAAGACCTTATCGAGAGCCTGTACCACGTGGCCGAGCGGCGCTAG